From Scatophagus argus isolate fScaArg1 chromosome 2, fScaArg1.pri, whole genome shotgun sequence, a single genomic window includes:
- the LOC124053533 gene encoding uncharacterized protein LOC124053533 — translation MKFHMMIFLVFTVTVSSDAEEVKNLTGTEGGSITIPDSVMERGFLSFGGKIVAMVTERKLETFDEIYKNKLLWNNNTGLFTITRLQRDDSGIYHIDNRKTGRGFPRTYRITVYEAVPTPTVITLNVSAESCTLLCFVEKAEETTLLWYRDEDKVNQSSVALSLPLTVHQQDFSSSYRCVAANPAEQKTLLVNVVTSCGGQNKMDITRDTNTRSWLFLIPVVVFGTAVTVGIILTDMRRERKRATTVSSALH, via the exons ATGAAGTTCCACATGATGATTTTCCTCGTTTTCACAG tGACAGTCTCATCTGATGCTGAGGAAGTGAAGAACTTGACAGGCACAGAGGGAGGGTCCATCACTATACCTGACTCTGTGATGGAGAGGGGATTTCTCTCCTTTGGAGGAAAGATTGTTGCTATGGTGACTGAGAGGAAACTAGAGACTTTTGATGAAATTTACAAGAATAAACTTCTCTGGAACAACAACACTGGACTCTTTACAATCACAAGACTGCAGAGGGACGACTCAGGGATTTATCATATTGacaacaggaaaacaggaagaggtTTCCCTAGAACTTATAGAATCACAGTGTATG AGGCTGTCCCAACTCCTACAGTGATCACACTGAATGTGAGTGCTGAGAGCTGCACCTTGCTGTGCTTTGTGGAGAAAGCTGAAGAGACGACTCTGTTGTGGTACAGAGACGAGGACAAAGTGAATCAGAGCAGCgtcgctctctctctgcctctcactgtACACCAACAGGATTTCAGCTCCTCTTATAGATGTGTGGCTGCAAACCCTGCTGAACAGAAGACTCTTCTAGTCAATGTTGTGACATCCTGTGGTGGACAGAACAAGATGGACATCACAA GAGACACTAACACACGGTCCTGGCTGTTCCTGATTCCCGTGGTTGTCTTTGGGACTGCGGTTACTGTTGGCATTATTTTGACTGatatgagaagagagagaaaaagagctaCGACTGTTTCATCAGCTCTACACTGA